The following proteins come from a genomic window of Megalops cyprinoides isolate fMegCyp1 chromosome 6, fMegCyp1.pri, whole genome shotgun sequence:
- the gpr84 gene encoding G-protein coupled receptor 84: protein MSWNVTDTLENDTFSCYDPSVVGYRYFGVLWGSVVTVVGTVGNILTVLAFAMDRRLRTQFNTLIVNLALADLLYCSILQPTSVDSYLHLHWRGGAGWCRVFGLLLFLSNSVSILTLCLIAAGRYLLIARRPVYQRLFSGRGLALLLPATWAVGLASFGPLWPVYVFTPQVCTCSFHRTRGRPYSTILLFFYFICGLGCVGLFYLLIYRRVRVAARALVKYRFSRRSSRRKPEGGEATTEGDSGVGSGVPTRSCEISGTSVEVPVETRPAADPPSAPPNPSQRPLSRVEGDQPARVAPASVVPVRTAPAAAPAPASDDGEFHRVTRMCFTVFLCFVGCFAPFMLLNILDGRGRAPQVAHMFCANLTWLNSCINPVLYAAMNRQFSQAYRALLSRAAHPLTRLCAP from the coding sequence atgtcGTGGAACGTGACTGACACGCTGGAAAATGATACCTTCTCCTGCTACGACCCCTCTGTGGTGGGCTACCGCTACTTCGGGGTGCTGTGGGGCTCTGTGGTGACCGTGGTGGGGACGGTGGGGAACATCCTGACCGTGCTGGCCTTCGCGATGGACCGCCGGCTGCGGACGCAGTTCAACACGCTCATCGTCAACCTGGCGCTGGCTGACCTGCTGTACTGCAGCATCCTGCAGCCCACCAGCGTCGACTCCTACCTCCACCTGCACTGGCGCGGCGGAGCCGGCTGGTGCCGCGTCTTTggcctgctcctcttcctctccaacTCCGTGTCCATCCTCACGCTCTGCCTGATCGCCGCGGGCCGCTACCTGCTCATCGCCCGGAGGCCTGTGTACCAGCGGCTCTTCTCCGGCCGCGGCCTGGCGCTGCTGCTGCCTGCCACCTGGGCGGTGGGGCTGGCCAGCTTCGGCCCGCTCTGGCCCGTCTATGTCTTCACCCCGCAGGTGTGCACCTGCAGCTTCCACCGCACACGCGGGCGGCCCTACTCCACcattctgctctttttttacTTCATCTGCGGCCTGGGCTGTGTGGGCCTCTTCTACCTGCTCATCTACCGGCGGGTGCGAGTGGCCGCCCGCGCGCTTGTCAAGTACCGCTTCAGCCGCCGCTCATCCCGCCGGAAGCCCGAGGGGGGTGAGGCCACCACCGAAGGGGATAGCGGCGTGGGTAGCGGGGTGCCGACGCGCAGCTGTGAAATCAGCGGCACATCCGTCGAGGTCCCCGTTGAGACCCGCCCGGCTGCCGACCCTCCGAGCGCACCGCCCAACCCATCCCAGAGGCCTCTGAGCCGTGTGGAGGGAGACCAGCCCGCCCGCGTGGCACCCGCCAGTGTGGTGCCCGTCCGCACGgcccccgccgccgcccccgcccccgccagCGACGACGGGGAGTTCCACCGTGTCACGCGCATGTGCTTCACCGTCTTCCTGTGCTTCGTGGGCTGCTTCGCCCCCTTCATGCTGCTCAACATCCTGGACGGCCGCGGCCGCGCCCCGCAGGTGGCGCACATGTTCTGCGCCAACCTCACCTGGCTCAACAGCTGCATCAACCCCGTGCTGTACGCCGCCATGAACCGGCAGTTCAGCCAGGCCTACCGAGCCCTGCTGTCCCGCGCCGCACACCCCCTCACCCGCCTCTGTGCACCGTGA